A genome region from Pirellulales bacterium includes the following:
- a CDS encoding amidohydrolase family protein, with the protein MDDTPLIRLRARYVFTAAGPPLRDAVVTIAGSRIESVGKRGADKAAIDLGNAAILPGLVNAHTHLEFSDLKSPLGSRGMPFTDWIRAVVAYRGSRDDATRQAATKQGLAESSRFGTTTLGEIATAAWPHDAFTPGASTLLDATVFIETIGLRHDRLEPSLELAKQHLLLAANRGVRVGLSPHAPYSVRSELVRFLVGLSAIAGAPAAMHLAESREELEFLRTGTGPFRDLLIMLDAWEPKAIAAGSSPLDYLRLLKAAHCALVIHGNYLTDEEIEFIGANSRRMSVVYCPRTHAYFKHAPYPLGKMLKAGLTVALGTDSRASSPDLNLLDEMRFVANHHAISPEQVVQMGTISGARALCRDDELGSVECGKLADLAVVRLPDAVIHDPYELLFDRRSFVETTIHQGRVVAGKTLR; encoded by the coding sequence ATGGACGATACGCCGCTGATCCGCCTCAGGGCACGTTACGTCTTCACCGCCGCTGGTCCGCCGCTCCGCGACGCCGTCGTTACGATCGCTGGGTCGCGAATCGAGTCGGTCGGAAAGCGGGGCGCCGACAAAGCCGCGATCGATCTTGGCAATGCGGCGATCTTGCCCGGTCTGGTCAATGCCCACACCCATCTTGAATTCAGCGACCTTAAATCGCCACTCGGATCGCGCGGAATGCCGTTCACCGATTGGATTCGCGCGGTCGTGGCGTATCGCGGAAGTCGCGACGACGCAACGCGTCAGGCCGCCACGAAGCAGGGCCTTGCCGAGTCGAGCCGTTTCGGCACGACGACCCTGGGCGAAATCGCGACCGCCGCTTGGCCGCACGACGCGTTTACGCCCGGTGCTTCGACCTTGCTCGATGCGACCGTGTTCATCGAAACGATCGGCTTGCGGCACGACCGCTTGGAACCAAGTCTAGAATTGGCCAAGCAACATCTATTGCTGGCGGCCAACCGCGGTGTACGAGTCGGTCTCAGCCCGCACGCGCCGTATAGCGTACGATCGGAACTGGTGCGATTTCTTGTCGGACTGTCGGCGATCGCGGGCGCGCCGGCGGCAATGCATCTTGCGGAATCGCGGGAAGAGCTGGAATTCCTGCGAACGGGAACGGGGCCGTTCCGCGATTTGCTCATCATGCTCGACGCGTGGGAACCAAAGGCCATCGCCGCGGGCAGCTCCCCGCTCGATTATCTTCGGCTCCTCAAGGCCGCGCATTGCGCGCTGGTGATTCATGGCAACTATTTGACCGACGAGGAAATCGAATTCATCGGCGCGAATTCGCGGCGAATGTCTGTGGTCTATTGCCCGAGGACACATGCCTATTTCAAACACGCTCCTTACCCGCTCGGCAAGATGCTCAAAGCGGGTCTAACCGTCGCTCTGGGCACGGACAGCCGGGCCTCGAGTCCCGACTTGAATCTGCTGGACGAAATGCGCTTTGTGGCCAATCATCACGCGATCTCGCCGGAGCAAGTCGTCCAGATGGGGACCATTAGCGGCGCGAGAGCGCTCTGCCGCGACGATGAACTGGGCAGCGTTGAATGCGGCAAACTCGCCGATCTGGCCGTCGTTCGGCTGCCGGACGCAGTGATCCACGATCCCTATGAACTGCTATTCGATCGGCGATCGTTCGTCGAGACCACAATCCAT